One genomic region from Lysobacterales bacterium encodes:
- a CDS encoding sulfurtransferase gives MPKSPAELVAEARARIAEVSVEALAAEAHGSYVLIDVREPGEFATAHIAGAIPIPRGVLEFQVEANPAIACVTEPALAVREQPIVLYCRTGGRSALAAESLQRLGFTRVRSLAGGITAWTAAGMPVTQH, from the coding sequence ATGCCCAAGTCCCCCGCCGAACTGGTCGCAGAAGCCCGCGCTCGCATCGCCGAGGTCAGCGTCGAAGCCCTGGCCGCCGAAGCCCACGGCAGCTACGTGCTGATCGACGTGCGTGAACCCGGCGAGTTCGCCACCGCCCACATCGCCGGTGCGATTCCCATCCCGCGCGGCGTGCTCGAGTTCCAGGTCGAAGCCAACCCCGCCATCGCCTGCGTCACCGAGCCCGCGCTGGCCGTGCGCGAGCAGCCGATCGTCCTGTACTGCCGCACCGGCGGGCGCTCGGCGCTTGCCGCAGAAAGTCTGCAGCGGCTGGGATTCACCCGGGTGCGCTCGCTGGCCGGTGGCATCACCGCCTGGACTGCGGCAGGGATGCCGGTGACGCAGCACTGA
- a CDS encoding winged helix-turn-helix transcriptional regulator produces the protein MRGHATDAAQLLKAMANEKRLMILCMLAGGEQAVSDINAGMDLSQSALSQHLAVLREEGLVQTRRSAQTIFYSLSPGPVQEIIAVLHRIYCGSSD, from the coding sequence ATGCGCGGCCACGCCACCGATGCAGCGCAGCTCCTGAAGGCCATGGCCAACGAGAAGCGCTTGATGATCCTGTGCATGCTGGCCGGCGGCGAGCAGGCGGTGTCGGACATCAACGCCGGGATGGATCTCTCGCAGTCAGCGCTCTCGCAGCACCTTGCCGTGCTGCGCGAGGAAGGCCTGGTGCAGACCCGGCGCTCGGCGCAGACGATCTTCTACTCGCTGTCACCGGGGCCTGTGCAGGAAATCATCGCAGTCCTCCATCGCATCTACTGCGGCAGCTCTGACTGA
- a CDS encoding Crp/Fnr family transcriptional regulator, protein MSSESDSGGAGSFDAPERLRINPGSELPDRLRELIERAPLRRLAAGEVLMHPGALQDRVWWLQSGALRRFSLGADGSEFTHDFVGPGEWAWGALRLGAEDCCVEAGPGLAALAACQVRTLEVDALQRLRGSDAASADYVLTLLLRASARRLQREADLVHRSAEQRYQDLLDQRPDIEAELSQKQIALWLGITPVALSRIRRRRADGR, encoded by the coding sequence ATGTCGAGCGAGTCGGATAGCGGAGGCGCGGGCAGCTTCGATGCGCCAGAGCGTCTGCGCATTAACCCGGGTTCAGAGCTGCCGGACCGATTGCGCGAGCTCATCGAGCGCGCGCCGCTCCGACGACTTGCTGCGGGTGAGGTCCTGATGCATCCGGGGGCCCTGCAGGACCGGGTCTGGTGGCTGCAATCGGGCGCGCTGCGCCGCTTTTCCCTCGGCGCGGACGGCAGCGAGTTCACGCACGATTTCGTGGGGCCCGGCGAGTGGGCCTGGGGAGCCTTGCGCTTGGGTGCCGAAGACTGCTGCGTTGAAGCCGGCCCCGGCCTCGCGGCGCTTGCTGCCTGTCAGGTGCGGACGCTGGAGGTCGATGCGTTGCAGCGGCTGCGCGGCAGCGATGCCGCGAGCGCGGACTACGTGCTCACGCTGCTGCTGCGGGCCAGCGCGCGGCGCCTGCAGCGTGAGGCGGACCTCGTTCACCGGAGCGCCGAGCAGCGCTACCAGGACCTGTTGGACCAGCGGCCAGACATCGAGGCGGAGTTGAGTCAGAAGCAGATCGCGCTGTGGCTTGGGATCACGCCGGTCGCCCTGTCGCGAATCCGGCGTCGGCGCGCCGATGGCCGTTGA
- a CDS encoding sterol desaturase family protein yields MPLHHFNALTHSVLLAALAGWLLVTRGWTEEARLLPWLLFAYALLGLLERLQPHRDEWAPRTVELKRDAQALGLNLLADTAVGAVLTLALMSLARPALDLPLGIQLLIALPLAEFGPYWLHRLSHRGGWLWRAHVLHHRPDKLNVANALTSHPLNAAWDKLARLAPLLLLGFSTEAILAISAFALTQGLWVHANIALPRSSRLSLLIGTPELHRLHHSSAPEQAGNYGTVLPLWDHVFRTYRRGDVQAVGVYAPAAYPEALDLSALLASPFKRRARRDHHGSLRD; encoded by the coding sequence ATGCCTCTCCACCACTTCAATGCGCTCACCCACAGTGTGCTCCTGGCGGCACTGGCCGGGTGGCTGCTCGTCACGCGCGGCTGGACCGAGGAAGCACGACTGCTGCCCTGGCTGCTGTTTGCCTATGCGCTGCTGGGCCTGCTTGAGCGACTGCAACCGCACCGCGACGAGTGGGCTCCAAGAACAGTTGAGCTGAAGCGCGACGCGCAGGCGCTTGGATTGAATCTGCTTGCGGACACGGCGGTTGGCGCGGTACTCACGCTGGCGCTGATGAGCTTGGCCCGGCCCGCACTGGATCTTCCCCTGGGCATTCAGCTGCTGATCGCGCTGCCGCTGGCCGAGTTCGGCCCCTACTGGCTGCATCGCCTGAGCCACCGCGGCGGCTGGCTGTGGCGGGCGCACGTCCTGCACCATCGCCCGGACAAACTCAATGTGGCGAATGCACTGACCTCGCACCCGCTGAATGCCGCCTGGGACAAGCTGGCGCGACTGGCGCCGTTGCTGCTGCTGGGTTTCTCGACCGAGGCAATACTCGCGATCAGCGCATTCGCACTCACCCAGGGCTTGTGGGTACACGCCAACATCGCGCTGCCGCGGAGCAGCCGTCTCAGTCTGCTGATCGGCACGCCGGAACTGCATCGACTGCACCACAGCAGCGCCCCGGAGCAGGCGGGCAACTACGGCACCGTCCTGCCGCTCTGGGACCACGTGTTTCGCACCTACCGCCGCGGCGACGTGCAGGCGGTTGGCGTCTACGCGCCTGCGGCCTATCCGGAGGCCTTGGACCTCAGCGCACTGCTCGCCTCGCCATTCAAAAGGCGCGCGCGGCGGGATCACCACGGAAGTCTCCGCGACTGA